A single Phoenix dactylifera cultivar Barhee BC4 chromosome 1, palm_55x_up_171113_PBpolish2nd_filt_p, whole genome shotgun sequence DNA region contains:
- the LOC103712774 gene encoding nuclear intron maturase 4, mitochondrial, with translation MWTTACRRGPKCASYFLQRANFVPSTPVVHACRPSLELLRFYATNFLLEEAEDAGESMSQLQKRSTPPISLAKSLACLPDESSTPEKRRPLTRMELKRLIELRVKRRVKAQYLNGKFYDLMGSVVAAADTLQDSYDIIRLNSNVDLASKIDDICFKSLAEELASGNFDVEANTLMMVAKGRSKECLVLPKLKLKVIQEAVRVVLEVVYRPHFSKISHGCRSGRGHRSALRYVCQEIGKPDWWFTISMNKEADGNILSKLISEMEEKIEDARLFNFIHRMFDAQVLNLVFGGFPKGHGLPQEGVLSPILMNIYLDIFDREVFRICMRYEGISSDSADVKNGQRSKLRCWFRRQMKDCDDKNVNQSTDAVETRLHACRYMDEILIAVSGSKDVALSIKDEIIICLRNSLYLDVEDHADLFAVRKNSRGLQFLGMAVRLAAKETAALRAVNKLKDKIRLFAHQKQEIWDAMTLRIGKKWLAYGLRRIKESEIKSLGLSTPLLDQISQFRKEGMKTDHWFKDMLKIWMQDMNAKVEANEEIILSKYIAEPALPEDLRDSFYKFHKQAMEYVSSETAATLALLQSSTTNTESIPSTETTVMRIEAPINFIKRNLHRYGLINVEGFPRHVSTLVLQDDALIINWFSGLVRRWLKWYSEFDNFGDIKHLIVECVRKSCIRTLAAKYRMHEVLIEKRFELEQSGIPLTEDLETEMMTSDSPISDDDEALMYGISSSGLCILSLSRVKVPTRIFNCFVMGCTIASPSMYALHVKEKQRFPGWKTGFSTSIHSSLNRRRIGLCSQHVKDLYMGHISLQSIEFGALST, from the exons ATGTGGACCACGGCGTGCCGGAGAGGTCCCAAGTGCGCATCCTATTTCCTCCAGAGAGCAAACTTCGTACCGAGCACGCCTGTAGTACATGCAT GTAGGCCTTCGTTGGAACTCTTGCGATTCTACGCGACAAATTTCCTTCTCGAAGAAGCTGAAGATGCTGGCGAGAGCATGAGCCAATTGCAGAAAAGGAGCACTCCCCCGATATCACTTGCCAAGAGCTTAGCTTGCCTCCCTGACGAATCCTCCACTCCTGAGAAGCGAAGGCCCCTGACACGAATGGAGCTCAAGAGATTGATTGAACTTCGCGTCAAGAGAAGGGTGAAGGCACAGTACTTGAATGGGAAATTTTATGATCTTATGGGTAGTGTTGTCGCCGCTGCCGACACTCTTCAAGACTCATATGATATCATTCGGCTCAACTCAAATGttgacttggcatcaaagatAGATGATATTTGTTTCAAGTCCTTGGCAGAGGAGCTTGCAAGCGGCAATTTTGATGTCGAGGCAAATACTTTGATGATGGTTGCAAAGGGTAGAAGCAAGGAGTGCTTAGTCCTTCCTAAATTAAAGCTGAAAGTTATTCAAGAAGCAGTTAGAGTAGTACTCGAGGTTGTCTACAGGCCTCACTTCTCTAAGATTTCTCATGGTTGTAGAAGTGGAAGAGGGCACAGATCAGCCCTGAGATATGTATGCCAAGAGATTGGTAAACCAGATTGGTGGTTTACAATATCTATGAATAAAGAGGCTGATGGTAATATTCTGTCCAAGCTTATTTCAGAAATGGAAGAAAAGATCGAGGATGCTCGGTTGTTTAATTTTATCCATCGCATGTTTGATGCCCAAGTTCTCAACTTGGTATTCGGAGGCTTTCCAAAGGGCCATGGTCTTCCTCAGGAAGGAGTACTCTCCCCAATTCTGATGAACATATATCTTGACATCTTCGACCGTGAAGTGTTCAGGATATGCATGAGATATGAAGGCATCAGTTCAGATTCTGCTGATGTGAAAAATGGCCAGCGCTCGAAACTGCGCTGTTGGTTCCGAAGACAGATGAAAGATTGTGATGATAAGAATGTCAACCAGTCAACAGATGCTGTGGAAACAAGACTACATGCTTGCAGATACATGGATGAGATACTTATTGCAGTTTCTGGTTCCAAAGATGTTGCGCTCAGCATAAAGGACGAAATCATAATTTGCTTGAGGAACTCATTATATTTGGATGTGGAAGATCATGCGGATCTGTTTGCAGTTAGAAAGAATTCTCGTGGGTTGCAGTTCCTTGGAATGGCTGTTCGGCTGGCTGCCAAAGAAACTGCTGCATTGAGAGCTGTAAACAAGTTGAAGGACAAGATCCGGCTATTTGCTCATCAAAAGCAAGAAATTTGGGATGCTATGACACTTAGAATAGGGAAGAAGTGGCTGGCATATGGCTTGAGACGGATCAAAGAATCAGAGATCAAGTCACTAGGGCTTAGCACTCCATTGTTGGATCAAATTTCACAGTTCCGTAAAGAGGGCATGAAAACAGATCACTGGTTCAAGGACATGCTTAAGATATGGATGCAAGACATGAATGCTAAAGTTGAAGCTAACGAGGAGATAATCCTTTCCAAATACATTGCTGAACCAGCACTGCCAGAAGATCTGAGAGATTCATTCTACAAATTCCACAAGCAGGCCATGGAATATGTTTCATCAGAGACAGCTGCCACCCTTGCACTGTTGCAAAGCTCCACCACCAATACAGAATCTATCCCTAGTACTGAAACTACAGTTATGAGGATTGAGGCACCTATTAACTTTATAAAGAGAAACCTCCATCGATATGGCTTGATAAATGTTGAAGGATTTCCACGTCATGTCTCCACCCTTGTCTTACAAGATGATGCTCTGATCATAAATTGGTTTTCAGGGCTAGTTCGCCGGTGGCTAAAATGGTATTCTGAGTTTGACAACTTTGGAGACATTAAGCACCTGATAGTTGAATGTGTCAGAAAATCATGCATTCGAACTCTAGCGGCCAAGTATAGGATGCATGAAGTTTTAATCGAGAAGCGGTTTGAGTTGGAGCAGAGTGGTATTCCTCTGACAGAAGACTTAGAAACTGAAATGATGACATCAGACTCTCCCAtttctgatgatgatgaggctttgATGTATGGAATCTCATCTAGTGGCTTGTGTATTCTGTCTCTATCAAGGGTTAAAGTCCCAACGCGGATATTTAATTGCTTTGTAATGGGATGCACCATTGCATCTCCAAGTATGTACGCACTTCATGTGAAGGAGAAGCAAAGGTTTCCTGGATGGAAGACAGGATTCTCAACATCAATTCATTCCAGCTTGAACAGAAGACGTATTGGCTTATGCAGCCAGCATGTTAAGGATTTGTATATGGGACATATATCTCTTCAATCTATAGAATTTGGTGCTCTGAGCACATGA
- the LOC103712758 gene encoding D-aminoacyl-tRNA deacylase gives MVTLVVATTADPASVGPASAFLAMPGWNPGPSLSEGMESFANGDVRLLKHENSIVAEDDLDRRWEVATGESVTEVIFLSRHTAVSNRPALTVHPIGVPHLRDDEIPPQGGRPGWAALPNPRIGPWLRLLKKIADSLGLLPEFEVTLEATHHGPVVNTPTLFLEIGSTAEYWGRQDAAQAIALLMWEGLGLGGGGSVGEWKGNNGKNKVLLGIGGGHYAPRHNDIVVKDGVWVGHLLSGYSLPMEDPNQKKVKASEKTIGGTWKQSIKVAYEATVSAFPGGEVLAHLDHKSFKGWQKNAITSFLAEQNIKIGKPEDYF, from the exons atGGTGACGCTAGTGGTGGCGACGACCGCAGACCCCGCCTCGGTCGGCCCTGCCTCCGCCTTCCTCGCAATGCCCGGCTGGAACCCCGGCCCCTCCCTCTCC GAGGGGATGGAGAGCTTCGCGAATGGGGATGTGAGGCTGTTGAAGCACGAGAACAGCATCGTGGCGGAGGACGACCTGGACCGCCGCTGGGAGGTCGCCACAGGAGAATCTGTCACGGAGGTCATCTTCCTCAGCCGCCACACCGCCGTCTCCAACCGCCCCGCCCTCACCGTGCATCCCATCGGCGTGCCGCACCTGCGGGACGACGAGATCCCGCCGCAGGGAGGGCGCCCTGGCTGGGCTGCcctgcccaaccctcggatcGGCCCCTGGCTCCGGCTACTCAAGAAGATCGCCGATTCCCTGGGTCTCCTTCCGGAGTTCGAG GTTACTCTGGAGGcaactcatcatggacctgtaGTTAATACGCCAACCTTGTTCTTGGAGATAG GAAGCACAGCAGAGTACTGGGGTAGGCAAGATGCTGCTCAAGCTATAGCTCTA CTCATGTGGGAAGGACTTGGCCTTGGAGGAGGTGGTAGTGTGGGAGAGTGGAAAGG GAACAATGGTAAAAATAAAGTCCTTCTGGGAATAGGAGGCGGTCATTATGCTCCTCGCCACAATGATATCGTTGT AAAAGATGGTGTATGGGTCGGCCACCTTCTATCAGGATATTCTTTACCGATGGAAGATCCTAACCAGAAAAAGGTAAAAGCAAGTGAGAAAACCATCGGTGGAACCTGGAAACAATCAATCAAAGTTGCATACGAGGCTACTGTATCAGCTTTTCCAGGAGGAGAAGTTCTAGCACATCTAGATCACAA GAGCTTTAAGGGCTGGCAGAAGaatgccattacaagcttcttggCAGAGCAGAACATAAAGATCGGAAAACCTGAGGACTACTTTTAA
- the LOC103712759 gene encoding protein MICROTUBULE BINDING PROTEIN 2C-like, which produces MLGKPQKRRGLDEPQERGTFAGCTSSPPPPPLSSSSKNAPGDGGNVDRVLFNNLVEMVPLVESLMDRRGNPSFTRRASVVYTPTPSNQTKVVDLKGRKPSKTVSAKKHRDLRDLSKDTNDQDVTTDNLSVFSSTPLAVGYVQKNIEELTVVQEQLDDLRKKILEKDEALKSAEETMNRMSRVNMMLDELRHQVAEKDSVVRNANSQLANTQIKLADKQAALEKLEWEARTSNTKIEELQGDLDSMGFEITALMRLFEELSKNDSAAYPDDDITSIQKFDQLPYIDSIDESDMARMEEARKAYTAAIAAAKENPSEELLAAAAEARLHLRAFVL; this is translated from the exons ATGCTGGGGAAGCCGCAGAAGCGCCGTGGCCTCGACGAGCCGCAGGAGAGAGGGACTTTCGCCGGCTGTACCTCGTCCCCGCCTCCGCCTCCACTCTCCTCGTCGTCGAAGAATGCCCCCGGCGATGGCGGAAATGTCGACCGGGTCCTCTTCAACAACCTTGTCGAAATGGTCCCCCTCGTCGAGTCCCTTATG GACCGGAGAGGAAATCCGTCATTTACGCGGCGGGCGTCGGTGGTCTACACGCCCACACCTTCCAACCAGACCAAG GTCGTTGatctgaaaggcagaaaaccatCCAAAACTGTTTCTGCAAAAAAGCATAGGGATCTTAGAGACTTGAGCAAAGATACAAATGACCAAGATGTTACTACTGACAACCTTTCAGTTTTTTCTTCAACGCCATTGGCAGTAGGGTATGTCCAAAAGAATATAGAAGAGTTAACTGTGGTGCAGGAGCAGTTGGATGACCTACGTAAAAAAATACTGGAGAAAGATGAAGCCCTGAAATCTGCAGAAGAGACGATGAATCGAATGAGTCGAGTTAATATGATGCTCGATGAATTGAGACACCAGGTTGCGGAGAAGGATTCAGTGGTTAGAAATGCCAATTCACAATTGGCTAATACGCAG ATTAAGCTAGCAGACAAGCAAGCAGCTTTGGAGAAATTAGAGTGGGAAGCAAGGACATCAAATACTAAAATTGAGGAACTGCAGGGAGATCTGGACTCTATGGGCTTCGAAATTACTGCACTCATGCGGTTATTTGAAGAGCTATCAAAAAATGATTCAGCTGCATATCCTGATGATGACATCACTTCAATTCAAAAATTTGATCAACTGCCATACATA GATAGCATCGATGAGAGTGATATGGCGAGGATGGAAGAGGCAAGAAAGGCCTACACTGCAGCTATTGCTGCCGCAAAAGAGAACCCCAGCGAAGAGTTGTTAGCTGCAGCAGCTGAGGCAAGGCTTCACCTCCGAGCATTTGTTCTCTAA
- the LOC103712760 gene encoding fasciclin-like arabinogalactan protein 2 — MRRLWDILAVVGVFVVLAGSISATRAATHTYNITKILAEHPEFSTFSHYLSVTRLAGEINRRRTITVLAVDNAGMASILAKHLTLESLRNVLRLHILADYFGAKKLHQLTGGSALASSMFQATGDAPGTSGYVNITDHRAGKVTFIPKDADDGTVPVAFVKSVKEMPYDLSVIQISAVLTSPAAEAPVAAPAPVNLTDLMSRKGCKAFADLLRANSDVENTFGASVDGGLTVFCPGDAAMKAFMPKFKNLTAEGKTSILLYHGVPVYYSIQMLKSNNGAVNTLASDGTSKSFNYTVQNDGEVVTLKTKIVTATIKSTVIDQDPLAVFVIDKVLEPRELFKIAVDAPAPAPVAKAKAKAKAPKASKDTASPPAPAGPEEAPADMKDSDNAAGRNDGRWVVAAVATVAAVAAVGIY; from the coding sequence ATGCGGCGGCTCTGGGATATCCTGGCCGTCGTCGGCGTTTTCGTCGTCCTGGCGGGGTCCATTTCGGCGACCCGCGCCGCGACCCACACGTACAACATAACCAAGATCCTTGCAGAGCACCCGGAGTTCTCGACGTTCAGCCACTATCTGAGCGTTACCCGGCTCGCCGGCGAGATCAACCGGCGGCGGACCATCACCGTCCTCGCCGTCGACAACGCCGGCATGGCCTCGATCCTCGCCAAGCACCTCACCCTCGAGTCTCTTCGCAACGTCCTCCGCCTCCACATCCTCGCCGACTACTTCGGCGCCAAGAAGCTCCACCAGCTCACCGGCGGCTCCGCCCTCGCCTCGTCCATGTTCCAGGCCACCGGCGACGCCCCCGGCACCTCCGGCTACGTCAACATCACCGATCATCGCGCCGGCAAGGTCACCTTCATCCCCAAGGACGCCGACGACGGCACCGTCCCCGTCGCCTTCGTAAAGTCCGTCAAAGAAATGCCCTACGACCTCTCCGTCATCCAGATCAGTGCCGTGctcacctcgccggcggccgaGGCGCCCGTCGCGGCTCCGGCGCCGGTGAACCTCACCGATCTCATGTCCAGGAAGGGCTGCAAGGCCTTCGCCGACCTCCTCCGCGCCAACTCTGACGTCGAGAATACCTTCGGCGCCAGCGTCGACGGCGGCCTCACCGTCTTCTGCCCCGGCGACGCCGCCATGAAGGCCTTCATGCCCAAGTTCAAGAACCTCACTGCCGAAGGCAAGACGTCGATCCTCCTCTACCACGGCGTCCCCGTCTACTACTCCATCCAGATGCTCAAGTCCAACAACGGCGCCGTCAACACCCTCGCCTCCGACGGCACCTCCAAGAGCTTCAACTACACCGTCCAGAACGACGGCGAGGTCGTCACCCTCAAGACCAAGATCGTCACGGCGACCATCAAATCCACCGTCATCGACCAGGACCCGCTCGCCGTCTTCGTGATTGACAAGGTCTTGGAACCAAGGGAGCTGTTCAAGATCGCCGTGGATGCACCGGCGCCGGCGCCGGTGGCGAAGGCGAAGGCGAAGGCGAAGGCGCCCAAGGCCAGCAAGGACACCGCGTCGCCGCCCGCCCCCGCCGGGCCGGAGGAGGCGCCGGCAGACATGAAGGACTCCGACAACGCCGCCGGGAGGAATGATGGCAGGTGGGTCGTCGCGGCCGTGGCAACCGTCGCGGCGGTGGCGGCCGTGGGTATTTACTAG